The Thermoproteota archaeon DNA window GGATCGGATATAGCGAGCGGCACAGCCAAAATGGCTGAGAAGGGCCTCCTAGGTATGAAGTGGTCTCCCCTAGTCTTCGTGTCCTACTCGATTCCTTGGGCCTTCTTCGCGGTGACCAACCCCCAAGTGGTCCAGAAGCTGTACACGCCCAAGGACGAGAAGGCCCTTAGGAGGCTCATAACCCTCTTCACCCTGTTCGGCCTTTCCTACACGGTCATAGTGACGGTAATAGGACTCGCGAGCAGGGCCCTGACCGAGATCGGACGCCTCCCCGTCATCAAGGTGGGCGATCAGGTCACCCCCTCGCTGCTCAGCTACGCTCCCCTTCCCCTTGCCGTCTTCGTCTTCACCTCCATCGTGGCGGCTGCGATGACCACCATGGACGCGATAGTCTTAGCTCTCTCCTCCACCGCCTCTAGGGACGTGTACCAGCGCTACTTGGGAGGGAAGGACAGAGCGGCGATAAACTTGGGTAGGATCTCCATCCTCATCCTACTGCTCGTCCTGAGTTACGTGGCTTACCTGAAGATCGGTTTCATAGTGGATCTATCTGTGCTTGCATCGGCGCTGCTACTCCCCCTAGCCCCAGTTACCTTGATCGGATGGTTCTACGGTAGGAGGAGTAGGGTAATGGGCTACGCCGCGGCAGCATCTCTCGCCTCCGGGTTCCTGATAGGCCTGTACTGGGCATTGGTGCACGGCGCGAGGAAGTCTCTGACTACACCCATATTCGGGCTCCCTTCCACCCTGTTCATCCTCTTAGTGTCCACCCTTATAATGATGGTTCCGCTCGTGAGGAGGTGAAGCGATGTCAGGTGTGAGGCCTGGCCTGACCGGTGAGTTCACCTATCTAGTTGATGAGAATATGGCCGCGAGCCATTTGGGGGTTGGGGTCCTCTCCACTCCCAGCATGATAGCCCTTATGGAGATCTCGTGCCACAGAACCGTGGAGCCCTACCTAGAAGAGGGTTACACCACCGTGGGTACGTATGTGTGCGTTTTTCACAGAGCCCCTGCTCCAATCGGCGGAGAGGTCAGGGTGAAGGCGACCCTTGTGGACATGGATGGAAGGAAGCTTGTCTTCAGGGTCGAGGCCTACTGGAAGGAGAAGCTCATAGGTGAGGGAGAGCATCACCGCTTCATAGTGAATGAGGAGAGGTTCGCTTCCAAGCTGAAGGAGGAGTTGGGTTGATCGAGGGAGTGGATGGGAAGGCAATCCTGAGGAGGCTAGAGGGGGCCTTGGACTTCAAGGAGGAGGAGTTCGTCTCCCTCATGGCCAGCAAATCCAAGAACCCATTTGAGGTGCTGGTAACCACCATAGTCTCCCAGAACACCAACGATAAGAATACCGCAAAGGCTATGAAGAGATTGAAGAATATTCTGGGCAGGATAGTTCCCGGAAGGATAGAGAAGCTCAGTTTGAGGGAGCTGGAGGAGGCCCTGAGACCGGCGGGCCTTTATAGACAGAAAGCGAGGGTCATCAAGAGGGTTGCCTCCCTCCTGAGCGGCGGCAGGCTAGAGAGAATACTAGAGAAGGACCTCGAGGAGGCCAGGAGGGAATTGATCAGCCTGCCTGGAGTTGGACCCAAGACTGCTGACGTGCTGTTGAGCTTAATGGGGAGGAGACCCACCATAGCGGTGGACAGGCACATCACTAGGGTGGCAGTCAGACTTGGTCTAGCAAGTAGCGACGACTACGAGGAGATAAGAGGATCGTTAATGAGGTTGTTCGACCCAGAAGACTACTTGAAGGCGCACCTCCTCCTGATAAAGTTGGGAAGGGTTTACTGCCGTCCTAAGAACCCGAAGTGCGAAGAGTGTCCCCTCAGGGACATGTGCGATTACGCCAAGTCCAAGAAGAAAATTGGAAGGTGAGGATGTTTTACATCCTCTCCAGCCTCGGCACGCCGATGAGGTCTAGCGCCTTTCCTAGGACCCCTCTCACCCCCATAACGAGCCACATCCTAGCTTCCCTTGCTCCCTCAGGAGCGTTGATAACCGGATGGGTCTCGTAGAACTTATTGAAGGTCGAGGCCAGCTCATTAGCGTATTGGGAGATCAGATCCGGTCTTAGAAGCTGGTAAGCACTCCTCACCTTCTCCGGAAACTCTGCCAACATGTAAACTAGGGACACCTCCAGATCGGACGACAATTCGGATGGATCGAAGGATTCAGGGATCTCTCCTGCCTTTTTCAAGATGTTATGGGCCCTAGTGTAGGAGTACTGGACGAAAGGTCCACTGTTCGTCTCGAAGTCGAG harbors:
- a CDS encoding sodium:solute symporter family protein, producing MEELAAAVITLTLYLLMGTIIALLSRRVGIKTTSDYYVAGHRLGGILAAISYAATTYSAFMMVGLVGLTYATGVGAFGFEITYLLSTIFLLSYVAPKVWKLARERNWVSPAEMISDLYGLKPLSLIVAAMYLIALIPYASAQLIAVGRMVEGMAPGLYWLGILLGVVAALIWTGLSGMWSLASTDLYQGLWMILAAIGFVVWLFLWGGSDIASGTAKMAEKGLLGMKWSPLVFVSYSIPWAFFAVTNPQVVQKLYTPKDEKALRRLITLFTLFGLSYTVIVTVIGLASRALTEIGRLPVIKVGDQVTPSLLSYAPLPLAVFVFTSIVAAAMTTMDAIVLALSSTASRDVYQRYLGGKDRAAINLGRISILILLLVLSYVAYLKIGFIVDLSVLASALLLPLAPVTLIGWFYGRRSRVMGYAAAASLASGFLIGLYWALVHGARKSLTTPIFGLPSTLFILLVSTLIMMVPLVRR
- a CDS encoding thioesterase family protein — encoded protein: MSGVRPGLTGEFTYLVDENMAASHLGVGVLSTPSMIALMEISCHRTVEPYLEEGYTTVGTYVCVFHRAPAPIGGEVRVKATLVDMDGRKLVFRVEAYWKEKLIGEGEHHRFIVNEERFASKLKEELG
- the nth gene encoding endonuclease III produces the protein MIEGVDGKAILRRLEGALDFKEEEFVSLMASKSKNPFEVLVTTIVSQNTNDKNTAKAMKRLKNILGRIVPGRIEKLSLRELEEALRPAGLYRQKARVIKRVASLLSGGRLERILEKDLEEARRELISLPGVGPKTADVLLSLMGRRPTIAVDRHITRVAVRLGLASSDDYEEIRGSLMRLFDPEDYLKAHLLLIKLGRVYCRPKNPKCEECPLRDMCDYAKSKKKIGR